Proteins from a single region of Antechinus flavipes isolate AdamAnt ecotype Samford, QLD, Australia chromosome 2, AdamAnt_v2, whole genome shotgun sequence:
- the NME5 gene encoding nucleoside diphosphate kinase homolog 5 isoform X2, with product MEVLMPPPQIYVERTLALIKPDIVDKEEEIEDIILKSGFTIVQRRKLRFSPEQCSNFYVEQYGKMFFPNLTAYMSSGPLVAMILARHNAISYWLELMGPFNSLKAKETHPDSLRAIYGTDDLRNALHGSKNFAAAEREIRFMFPEVIIEPIPIGGAAKDYLNMYVNPTLLAGLSELYLAC from the exons ATGGAGGTATTAATGCCCCCACCTCAGATTTATGTAGAAAGAACGCTGGCTCTTATAAAACCAGATATTGTGGACaaagaagaagagatagaagataTCATCCTCAAATCTGGATTCACCATTGTTCAG agaagaaaactacGTTTTAGCCCTGAACAGTGTAGCAACTTTTATGTGGAACAGTATGGGAAAATGTTTTTCCCCAATCTAACAGCATATATGAGTTCAGGTCCACTTGTTGCCATGATATTAGCAAGACATAATGCAATTTCTTATTGGCTGGAGCTTATGGGACCATTCAATAGCCTCAAAGCTAAGGAGACACACCCGGACAG TCTAAGGGCAATCTATGGGACAGATGACCTAAGGAATGCACTTCATGGAAGTAAAAATTTTGCTGCAGCAGAGAGAGAAATTCGATTCATGTTTCCTGAGG TGATTATTGAACCCATCCCTATTGGAGGAGCTGCTAAGGATTACCTGAACATGTATGTAAATCCGACTCTGTTGGCAGGACTCTCAGAGCTTT